The Nocardia vinacea genome contains the following window.
ATATGCAGCACCGGATCGAACACGGCTGCGCGCCGCACGGTGACGTCGTCGGCGGGCACCACGAACACCCCGGCCTCGGTCGTGACGGCCAACTGCCGCGCCCGATCGCCGTCGAGCACATGACGCGCGGTGCCGCTCAGCAGCCAGCCATCCCGGTCGCGCACTGCCGATACACCGTCGTACACCGCGGCGCCCGGTTCACCCGTGCGCACGAAATCCGGTGCGAGCGGGGCGAATTGGGTCATGGTGGCCAGATACGGGGTGGGGTCCGTGGCCCGCCCCAACTCCTCCAGCACGATCGCCAGTTCCACCGCGTCGGCCGGGTCGGTCAGCTCCATCCATCCCAGCTCCGCATAGGTGCGCCACAGCCCCTCCGGATCCGCGCCCTTATCGGCAACCTCGCGGATCAGGGTCGGTGGGCACTGCTTGGCGACCACCTCGCGCACGGTTTGCTGCCACAGCAGTTGATCGGAGTCGAACTCCAAAAGCATCCGGCCTGCCTCCTTGCCACTCCGACACACTCCAAAGCTGAGAATATCATTCTCCAGTTCGGAAAGTAAGAGTCTCGCATTTGTTCGCTGACACAGCGTCCAGCCAACACGGACACACCACGTTCTCCGGTACAGTGCATCCATGTTCTCTCTACATGACCGAGGACCGGAGCGCCGGTGACCAGCCCGAGCGAAGAGCCAGCCTGGAAGCAGCGCGCCGTCGAGCGCTCGTTACGGACCGCGAAACTGCGTGCCGAACAGCGCGTTCAGCGCTTCCTCGACGCAGCGCAGGCCATCATCACCGAGAAGGGCAGCACCGACTTCACCGTGCAGGAAGTCGTCGATCGTTCACGCCAGTCGCTGCGGAGTTTCTACCTGCAGTTCGACGGCAAGCACGAGCTGCTGCTCGCCCTCTTCGAAGACGCACTCGTGCGCACCGCCGACCAGTTGCATGCCGCCGCCGATGCCAAGGCCGATCCACTAGAGCGGCTGCAGGTCACCGTCGAGCTGCTGTTCGAGTTGTCCCGGCCCGATCCGGCCGCACAGCGCCCGCTGTTCACCGACTTCGCGCCACAGCTGCTCGTCACGCATCCGGCGCAGGTCAAGGTTGCGCACGCACCGCTGCTCGCGCTGTTCACCGAGCTTATGGAGCAGGCCAAAAAGGCCGATCAGCTGCGCTCGGATGCGAACCCGCGGCGCACCGCCGCGATGGTCATGCAGACGGTCATGTTCATCGCCCAGTCGACCGGCGGCGCCGACGAGGAGACCGTGCACCCGATCACCGCGACCGAGGTCTGGAACTTCTGCGCACACGGCTTCACCAAGGATTGAGAATATTATTCTCAGTTCAGGAGAGTTTCACTTACACTCGGAGGCATGCCCGACCTCTGGAATGATCTTCTCGGCTGTCTCGACCTGACCGCTCGGCCGTCCCTCGACGACGAATCCGTCTTCGAGGGACGCAACCAGCAGCTCGAGTACTACCGCGTCTTCGGCGGGCAGTTGCTCGGGCAGTTCATCCGCGCGGCCGATCTGACCTGCCCGGAGAAATCGGTCAAGTCGTTGCACGCACTGTTCGCCCGCGAGGGCAGGACCGATGAGCCGATCCGCTATCGGGTGCGCCGGCATCACGAAGGCCGCTCCTTCGCCACCGTGACCATCGTCGCCGAGCAGAGCTACGGGGTCGTGGCCACCGCATCGGTGTCGTTGCACGCGGAGGCGGAGGGACCGGAGCATCAGAGCGTGCCCGCCGCTCCCCCACTGCTGAGCGCCGAGCACAAGGTGACGTGGGACCTGCTGCCCTGGGAAACCCGATCCGCCGTCGATCTCGACGACACCGCCTCCGCCCCACCGGAATTCGAGTTCTGGATGCGCACACCGGACGTCGATCCGCAGCTGGCCCCGGCGATCATCGCCTACGCCACCGATCTCAACCTCATCGGCACCGCACTGCGACCGATCGAGGATGTGTGTCAGCGCGGCAACGGCACCGCATTCCATTCGGCGGTGACCTCGCACAGCGTGTGGTTCCACCGACCGTTGCGCACCGACGATTGGTTGTTACTGCGCCAGCACAGCCCGCTCATGGCGGGCAGCCGCTGTTTCGGCCGCGGCGATGTGCTGACCGAGAACGGCCGGTTGGTCGCCTCATACGCGCAAGAAGCCATGGTGCGCTTCCCATCCGAGGTCGCGTGAACCCGTGGTCGTGAATCGAATGGTGATCAAGCGATCCTCCGACGCACCCGGGAACCGGCCGCACCGGGTGGTGCAATGGGCCACCGGGACCATCGGCGCGCGTGCACTGCGCGGGGTCGTCGAGCATCCGAAGATGGAGCTGGTCGGCCTGTTCGTGCACAGCGCGGACAAGGTGGGGCGCGACGCGGGCGAGTTCTGCGATAGCCCGGCCACCGGCGTGCTGGCCACCGATGACATCGAGCGGATCGTCGAACTAGACGCCGACTGCGTGCTCTATATGCCGCTCGTGTTCGACACGGAGGTGGTGATCCGCCTCTTGTCATCGGGCAGCAACGTGGTGACGACGTGCGGCCTTTTCCACCACCCGCCGAGTATGGATCCCGCACTGCGCCAACGCATTCAGCAGGCCTGTGCGCTCGGGGGCACCTCGATCCACAGCACCGGCAGCAGTCCGGGTTTCATCACCGAGGTAGTGCCGCTGGTGCTGTCCTCGATCCAGCGCCGGCTGGACCGGCTGATGATCGACGAGTACGCGGATCTGTCGCAACGCGATTCGCCCGCCATGCTGTTCGACGTCATGGGTTTCGGGCGGCCACCGGGTGATTCCAACACGGCTCGTGCAGAGCATCTGGCCGCGAGTTTCGGCCCGTCACTGCGGTTGGTCGGCGACGCGCTCGGCTGCCCGCTGGATTCGATCGAGGCACACGGTTCGGTGGCGACGGCGCGTGCGACCACCCGGATCGCGGCGGGCACGATCGAGCAGGGAACCGTTGCGGCCCAACGCACTACGGTCTCCGGTCTGGTGGCAGGCGAACCGGTGCTGAGCTTTCGCGCCAATTGGTATTGCACCACTGATATCGAGGCCGATTGGGACCTGCGCGATACCGGATGGCACATATCGGTGGTCGGCGACGCGCCACTGGAGGTCGACCTGCGCTTCCCGATCCCTCTCGAACGCATGGCCGCCGTATCCCCCGCCTATACCGCCAACCGTGCGGTCAATGCGATTCCGGCGGTGTGTGCCGCCGATCCCGGGATTCGGTCGACCCTCGACTTACCGCACATCGCGGCCCTACTCGGCTGAGCGCATCGCGGCCGTACTTCGCGGCGCGCATCACCGCCGCACTTCCCGGCGCGCATCACCGCCGTACGCGGCTGAGTGTTGTCGACCCTGGGCCCCTATCGCCTCGGTATCTATTGCCGCAGTGGCTAATTCGCGTCAGGCGACGGTAATGCCTGCACATCGCGGCGGTAACTCGGCTGAGCGGTTGTCAACTTCACGCGATATCTGTTACCGCTGTGGGCAATTCACGGGTCAGGCGACGGTGATATCGGCCAGCAGCGTGTCTACCCGGGCCCGCGCTCGCGTGGCTACACCGTCGCCAGGAGCCACATGGACGCGACCGGCTTCGATCGCGGCGAGTGCGGACTCGGCAACCTCGCGTGGGGAGAGGATTCCGCCGCGGGCGGCAGCGAGACTGCGCATCGAGGGTGACGCGCCAGCCGGTAGTTCGATCGCACCCAGCGCGGCGGAGTTCTGCCCGAGCGGGGTGTCGACCAACCCAGGGCAAAGCACAGTTGCGCCCAGCGCGGGCGCTACCTGCTTGAGCTCGAGGTCGAGCGTCTCTGTCAGACCGACCACTGCGTGCATTGTGCCGGTGTAGGGGGTGCGGCCGGGCAGCGGGGCGAGGCCGCCGGAGGAGGCGGTGTTGAGGAAATGGCCGGTGCCCTGCTCGATGAGCAACGGCGCAAATGCCTTGACGCCGTGGACGACACCGAGAATCTTGACCCCGATCATCCGCTGCCAGGTGCGCGCGTCCTGATCCCACAGCGGCGCGGCCGGGCACACCACGCCGGCGTTGTTGCAGACCAGATCCACCCGGCCATAGGCCGCAGTGGTGCGCTCGGCCAGCGCGCGCACCGATGCCTCGTCGCTCACATCGGCCACCACGGCCGTGACCTCGGCGCCGCGCAATGATGCCGCCGCCGCGATCAGGCCGTCCTCGCGAATATCGGAGATGACGAGCCGTACCCCGCGCGCGGCGAGCGCCTCGGCCAGGCCGTAGCCGATGCCGCTCGCACCGCCGGTGATCACGGCGACTTGTCCCTCACGTATCAGCATCGGCTACTCCTCTTTGCCGGGTGGTGGGTCGAAATGCCGTCAGAGGCTGAGAACCGATGCCGCCGCGGTACCGGGTGCCCCATAGACCTGGGCATAGCCGACGCGGGGATTACCCGGCACTTGACGCTCGCCCGCCTGGCCGCGCAACTGCAGCACCAGTTCGTACACCTGCCGGATACCGGAGGCGCCGATGGGTTCGCCGTTGGCGATGAGCCCACCATCGGTGTTCACCGGCAGGCGGCCGCCGATCTCGGTCGCCCCCTCGGCGAGCAGCTTCTCCTGGTCGCCGTCGGCGCAGAAACCGTTCTCGGCCATATGGATAACCTCGGCGCCCGCGTCGGTGTCCTGCAGCTGGATCACGTCTACATCCTCGGGTCCGATTCCGGCCGCCTCGAAGGCGGCCCGAGATGCGTACACCGTCGGCGAGACGTCCTCGTCGATGGCCGCCCAGGTGCTGTGCACTTCGTACGCGCCGTAGCGACGCGTACGGATCGCGGTCGAGCGCAGGTACACCGGATTGCTGGTGTAGCGGTGCGCGATATCCCCGCGGCACATGATCACGGCCGCGGCACCCTCGTCGGGCGAGCAGAACATGTACTGGGTCAACGGATAGTTCAGCATCGTCGAGTTCAGGATCTCGTCTTCCGGAATCGGCTTGCGCCGGAGGGCATTCGGATTGAGTGCGCCATTGCGGAAGTTCTTGGCGGCGACCTTGGCCAGGGTGCGCTGGGAGATGCCGTGCTCGTGGAGGTAGCGGTTCGCCTTGATCCCGAAGAACTGGGTGGTGACGAACTGTCCGTTCTCCGCGTACCACGCGGGCAGCCCGAGCTTGGCCGGATCGTCGGTGAACGCACCGCGGGGGTGTTTGTCCATGCCGACCGCGATGCCGATGTCGTATCGTCCGGACCGGATCGCCTCCGCGGTCTGTTCGATCGAACTGGCCGCGGTGGCACAGGCATTGAATACATTGGTGAACGGGATTCCGGTCAGCCCGACCAGCCGGGTCACGGCATCGGGATTGCTGACCTCATAACTGCCGCCGAAGCCGAACTGGATGTCCTTCCACTCGACACCGGCGTCGGTCAGCGCCAATTGGATTGCGTCGGCGCCCATTTCGATGGCCGACTTGGCGAAGCGGCCGAACGGGTGCAGGCCGACGCCGATGATGGCAACGTCGTTCATTCAAATCTCCTCGGTAGCCGTAGCCGCTGTTCAGGCCGGTGCGAAAGCGACCGTGACGACTTCGTTCCCGTCGTCGTCGACATAAAG
Protein-coding sequences here:
- a CDS encoding SDR family NAD(P)-dependent oxidoreductase; the encoded protein is MLIREGQVAVITGGASGIGYGLAEALAARGVRLVISDIREDGLIAAAASLRGAEVTAVVADVSDEASVRALAERTTAAYGRVDLVCNNAGVVCPAAPLWDQDARTWQRMIGVKILGVVHGVKAFAPLLIEQGTGHFLNTASSGGLAPLPGRTPYTGTMHAVVGLTETLDLELKQVAPALGATVLCPGLVDTPLGQNSAALGAIELPAGASPSMRSLAAARGGILSPREVAESALAAIEAGRVHVAPGDGVATRARARVDTLLADITVA
- a CDS encoding TetR/AcrR family transcriptional regulator, with translation MTSPSEEPAWKQRAVERSLRTAKLRAEQRVQRFLDAAQAIITEKGSTDFTVQEVVDRSRQSLRSFYLQFDGKHELLLALFEDALVRTADQLHAAADAKADPLERLQVTVELLFELSRPDPAAQRPLFTDFAPQLLVTHPAQVKVAHAPLLALFTELMEQAKKADQLRSDANPRRTAAMVMQTVMFIAQSTGGADEETVHPITATEVWNFCAHGFTKD
- a CDS encoding acyl-CoA thioesterase translates to MPDLWNDLLGCLDLTARPSLDDESVFEGRNQQLEYYRVFGGQLLGQFIRAADLTCPEKSVKSLHALFAREGRTDEPIRYRVRRHHEGRSFATVTIVAEQSYGVVATASVSLHAEAEGPEHQSVPAAPPLLSAEHKVTWDLLPWETRSAVDLDDTASAPPEFEFWMRTPDVDPQLAPAIIAYATDLNLIGTALRPIEDVCQRGNGTAFHSAVTSHSVWFHRPLRTDDWLLLRQHSPLMAGSRCFGRGDVLTENGRLVASYAQEAMVRFPSEVA
- a CDS encoding thiolase family protein translates to MNDVAIIGVGLHPFGRFAKSAIEMGADAIQLALTDAGVEWKDIQFGFGGSYEVSNPDAVTRLVGLTGIPFTNVFNACATAASSIEQTAEAIRSGRYDIGIAVGMDKHPRGAFTDDPAKLGLPAWYAENGQFVTTQFFGIKANRYLHEHGISQRTLAKVAAKNFRNGALNPNALRRKPIPEDEILNSTMLNYPLTQYMFCSPDEGAAAVIMCRGDIAHRYTSNPVYLRSTAIRTRRYGAYEVHSTWAAIDEDVSPTVYASRAAFEAAGIGPEDVDVIQLQDTDAGAEVIHMAENGFCADGDQEKLLAEGATEIGGRLPVNTDGGLIANGEPIGASGIRQVYELVLQLRGQAGERQVPGNPRVGYAQVYGAPGTAAASVLSL
- a CDS encoding dihydrodipicolinate reductase, which encodes MVVNRMVIKRSSDAPGNRPHRVVQWATGTIGARALRGVVEHPKMELVGLFVHSADKVGRDAGEFCDSPATGVLATDDIERIVELDADCVLYMPLVFDTEVVIRLLSSGSNVVTTCGLFHHPPSMDPALRQRIQQACALGGTSIHSTGSSPGFITEVVPLVLSSIQRRLDRLMIDEYADLSQRDSPAMLFDVMGFGRPPGDSNTARAEHLAASFGPSLRLVGDALGCPLDSIEAHGSVATARATTRIAAGTIEQGTVAAQRTTVSGLVAGEPVLSFRANWYCTTDIEADWDLRDTGWHISVVGDAPLEVDLRFPIPLERMAAVSPAYTANRAVNAIPAVCAADPGIRSTLDLPHIAALLG